One part of the Mobula birostris isolate sMobBir1 chromosome 17, sMobBir1.hap1, whole genome shotgun sequence genome encodes these proteins:
- the rgmb gene encoding repulsive guidance molecule B, translating into MVMGKTGFCYPGAERPATAFTFLLLFISTFANTGYCQQQYQCRIQKCTTDFVALTSHLNTALNAFASEFCIALRAYALCTERTAKACRGNLAFHSATLGISDLMSQRNCSREGPTSIAAQDLVPVNHNIGFCDYDNRAAAAASTELRAARRRYVFCGLFGDPHLRTFRDHFQTCKVEGAWPLIDNDYLSVQVTNVPVVQGSSATATNKITIIFKTYHDCTDQKVYQAMTDDLPAAFIDGTTVGNGWIKTLWIVEKAIGKHVEVHAKYIGMTVIVRQVGRYLTFALRMPEELALDEDDGQGLQLCARGCPMNERIDEGGHLPLPASSQSHPHHPLAQPKPAYTLESATAKCYEKIQVKDVYFHSCVFDLLTTGDANFTAAAYSALQDLETLHPKRERWHIFPRGNKVAQNTGVLFNIYVGLFSFIVIVFL; encoded by the exons atggtcatggggaaaacaggCTTTTGCTACCCCGGGGCTGAACGGCCCGCCACAGCCTTCACCTTCTTGCTGCTTTTCATTTCGACATTCGCCAACACAG GGTACTGCCAGCAACAGTATCAGTGTAGGATCCAGAAGTGCACGACCGATTTCGTGGCCCTGACGTCCCATCTGAACACCGCTCTTAATGCATTCGCCTCCGAGTTCTGCATTGCCCTGCGGGCTTACGCCCTGTGTACGGAGCGGACAGCCAAAGCGTGCCGGGGCAACCTGGCTTTCCACTCGGCCACGCTGGGCATCAGCGACTTGATGAGCCAGAGGAACTGCTCGCGGGAGGGGCCCACGTCGATCGCGGCCCAGGACCTCGTACCCGTCAATCACAACATCGGCTTCTGCGACTACGACAACCGGGCGGCGGCGGCGGCGAGCACCGAGCTGCGGGCTGCCCGCCGCCGCTACGTCTTCTGCGGCTTGTTCGGCGACCCGCATCTCAGGACTTTCCGGGATCACTTCCAGACTTGCAAAGTGGAGGGAGCCTGGCCCCTCATTGATAACGACTACTTGTCAGTGCAAGTAACCAACGTCCCTGTTGTGCAGGGATCCAGCGCTACAGCCACCAACAAG ATAACCATCATATTCAAAACGTATCATGACTGTACAGATCAGAAGGTTTACCAGGCCATGACTGATGATCTGCCTGCAGCGTTCATAGACGGTACAACAGTGGGAAATGGCTGGATAAAGACACTGTGGATAGTGGAGAAAGCCATTGGCAAACACGTGGAGGTGCACGCAAAATACATAGGAATGACGGTAATCGTGCGGCAGGTGGGGCGTTACTTAACATTTGCTTTGAGGATGCCTGAGGAATTGGCGCTGGATGAGGACGACGGCCAGGGACTGCAGCTCTGTGCTCGCGGCTGCCCCATGAACGAGCGCATCGACGAAGGTGGCCACCTCCCCCTGCCGGCTAGTAGTCAGAGCCATCCGCACCACCCCCTGGCCCAGCCTAAACCTGCTTACACGTTAGAGAGCGCAACCGCTAAATGCTACGAGAAGATCCAAGTAAAGGACGTCTATTTTCACTCCTGTGTTTTTGACCTACTGACAACCGGAGATGCAAACTTTACAGCTGCAGCTTATAGTGCACTCCAAGACCTGGAGACATTGCATCCAAAGAGAGAACGGTGGCATATTTTCCCCAGGGGTAACAAAGTTGCCCAGAACACTGGTGTATTATTTAACATTTACGTTGGACTGTTTTCCTTTATTGTGATTGTGTTTTTGTAG